One genomic segment of Catalinimonas alkaloidigena includes these proteins:
- a CDS encoding glycoside hydrolase 100 family protein yields MKLTNRQKVEEAKEAALKVLINNMHGPYHGLPRTAAWGYPEPYTRDLLISILGIVVSDNRQLMKSMRKVLETLAKNQTQNGHIPSLVHDSKDRGASDTTPLFLLAIGIFRIVNDEPAFLSEAANKALTWMDYQSPSDRHLVAQQPTSDWRDELWATGYGLFVNTLVYSYLRLFGQHEKAGFVHRLMSKFTILGGVQHRHVHEGLVVTHKPYYAFWSYKIYSSERFDLLGNSLAILSGVASPSRAKKMVSWIEGECRSMKEKGDLALELPPNFFPFINPEDPDWLGRYEKFNMPGNYHNGGIWPFICGFYVAALVAVGQHELAEKKLLALTDAIRTSNNKSLEFGFNEWIKAQNGKPMGQDWQSWSAALYLYATKCVEDKRTPFFEEIRDFRN; encoded by the coding sequence ATGAAATTGACAAATAGACAAAAAGTAGAAGAAGCTAAAGAGGCAGCCCTCAAAGTACTTATTAACAATATGCACGGCCCATACCACGGACTTCCCCGTACTGCTGCCTGGGGATATCCCGAACCTTATACCAGAGATTTACTGATTTCTATATTAGGCATTGTCGTTTCAGACAATAGGCAGCTTATGAAAAGCATGCGAAAAGTCTTGGAAACACTGGCAAAAAACCAGACTCAGAATGGCCACATTCCTTCGCTGGTACATGACAGTAAAGACCGGGGGGCAAGTGATACTACACCTCTGTTTTTACTGGCAATAGGCATCTTCAGAATAGTTAATGATGAACCTGCCTTCCTTTCTGAAGCCGCAAATAAGGCTCTAACCTGGATGGACTATCAAAGCCCTTCAGACCGTCATCTAGTGGCGCAGCAACCTACCAGTGACTGGCGTGATGAGCTATGGGCAACAGGCTATGGCCTGTTTGTTAACACACTTGTATATAGTTATCTGCGTCTCTTTGGTCAACATGAGAAGGCAGGTTTTGTACATAGACTAATGAGCAAGTTTACTATCCTGGGTGGTGTTCAGCACCGACATGTTCACGAAGGGCTAGTCGTCACTCATAAACCTTACTATGCTTTCTGGTCTTATAAAATTTACAGTAGCGAAAGGTTTGACCTGCTAGGCAACAGCCTGGCAATCCTTTCCGGAGTAGCATCGCCTAGCAGGGCCAAGAAGATGGTTTCCTGGATTGAAGGGGAGTGTAGGAGTATGAAGGAAAAAGGTGATCTTGCGCTTGAACTTCCACCGAATTTCTTTCCCTTTATCAATCCTGAAGACCCTGACTGGCTGGGTAGATATGAAAAATTTAATATGCCGGGAAATTATCATAATGGAGGTATCTGGCCTTTTATATGTGGATTTTATGTGGCCGCACTGGTTGCAGTCGGGCAGCATGAGCTAGCCGAAAAAAAGCTACTGGCACTCACAGACGCTATCAGAACTTCAAATAACAAGAGCTTGGAATTTGGCTTTAACGAGTGGATTAAAGCTCAAAATGGCAAGCCTATGGGACAAGACTGGCAAAGCTGGTCTGCTGCACTTTATCTGTATGCGACGAAATGCGTTGAAGACAAAAGAACACCATTTTTTGAAGAAATCAGAGACTTCAGGAACTGA
- a CDS encoding glycosyltransferase family 4 protein: protein MKVLVLYDYPPSPGGLATQGDLLYKGLLETGVDAHAVHFESAQEKEWYYRWFEPDIVVGVGYWGHTPHLILHPQRYGIQAIPWLVADGYIANYQETLNSLPLILVTSHWVKNMYVRDGIQGDKIEVLPVGCDTSIFIPRTKDDPKITAVREALGISEEQLMILTVGGDAASKGAQEVMQALAIIDQKAPDWKYVCKVWPQPRTKLQNLADLAMATHLGIEKNVTYATNTISRNFMPYLIGACDIYAAPSRLEGFGMPQVEAGACEKPVIGIKAMGMLDTLVHQQTALLANVAQEIVVNEVILGNESGFEDQHKVVFKSPRTVDYRASVHDIANYLMDLMTNSSLRDQLGKEGRKRVVQHFDYRVVASKFVNIIQEKLGIS, encoded by the coding sequence ATGAAAGTGCTTGTACTCTACGACTACCCTCCCTCTCCGGGAGGGCTTGCTACCCAGGGCGACCTCTTATATAAAGGACTGCTGGAAACAGGGGTTGATGCCCATGCTGTCCATTTTGAATCTGCTCAGGAAAAAGAATGGTACTACCGTTGGTTCGAGCCAGATATTGTAGTAGGCGTAGGCTATTGGGGGCATACTCCCCACCTTATATTGCATCCTCAGCGGTATGGCATACAAGCCATCCCCTGGCTGGTCGCTGATGGTTATATTGCCAACTATCAGGAAACGCTGAATTCTCTTCCCCTAATACTTGTCACTTCTCATTGGGTGAAGAATATGTACGTCAGGGATGGTATACAGGGGGATAAAATAGAAGTACTGCCAGTGGGTTGTGATACTTCCATATTCATTCCCCGTACCAAAGACGACCCTAAAATTACGGCTGTTCGTGAGGCCCTTGGTATATCTGAAGAACAGCTGATGATTCTTACTGTAGGTGGGGATGCCGCATCAAAAGGGGCGCAGGAGGTGATGCAGGCACTGGCCATCATAGATCAAAAAGCTCCGGATTGGAAATATGTCTGTAAAGTATGGCCACAACCCAGAACCAAACTCCAAAATCTGGCTGACCTGGCAATGGCCACGCATCTGGGTATTGAAAAAAATGTGACTTACGCTACCAATACCATTTCCCGTAACTTTATGCCTTATCTGATAGGTGCCTGTGATATTTATGCTGCCCCTTCAAGGCTGGAAGGTTTTGGCATGCCCCAGGTGGAAGCTGGCGCCTGTGAAAAACCAGTGATTGGTATTAAGGCAATGGGCATGCTGGATACGCTTGTCCACCAGCAAACCGCTCTACTGGCAAATGTAGCCCAAGAAATTGTGGTGAATGAAGTGATTCTCGGTAATGAATCAGGTTTTGAAGATCAGCATAAAGTGGTGTTTAAATCTCCCAGAACAGTAGATTACCGTGCCAGTGTTCATGATATCGCTAATTATCTGATGGACCTAATGACTAACTCCAGCTTGCGGGATCAACTGGGAAAAGAAGGAAGAAAACGTGTGGTACAACATTTTGATTATCGTGTGGTCGCCAGCAAATTTGTTAATATTATCCAAGAAAAGCTGGGCATATCATAG
- a CDS encoding PIG-L deacetylase family protein produces the protein MIKKNKLVAIIVAHPDDETLWAGGTILAHPSWDCFIISLCRAHDTERAPRFFQALKLLGSRGKMSDLDDSPVLEPIDESEVQEMILQFLPVQNFDIIISHNPAGEYTRHIRHEEIGEAVIKLWLAGKISAHELWAFAYEDGSKEYLPKPIKTANIYYKLSEKTWLKKHRIITETYGFKENSFEAETTPRAESFWKMTNSSEAMQVLIHGGILS, from the coding sequence ATGATCAAAAAAAACAAGTTAGTAGCTATTATTGTAGCCCATCCCGATGATGAAACACTCTGGGCAGGAGGAACAATATTAGCTCACCCTTCCTGGGATTGTTTTATTATTTCATTGTGCAGGGCACATGACACTGAGCGGGCTCCCAGGTTTTTTCAGGCCCTTAAACTGCTGGGATCAAGAGGAAAAATGAGTGATCTGGATGATAGTCCTGTTCTAGAACCTATAGACGAAAGTGAAGTTCAGGAAATGATACTACAGTTTTTACCTGTACAGAATTTTGATATCATTATCTCTCACAACCCTGCCGGAGAGTACACTAGGCATATCAGACATGAAGAGATTGGGGAGGCTGTCATCAAATTATGGTTAGCCGGTAAGATTTCTGCTCATGAACTTTGGGCTTTTGCCTATGAAGACGGAAGTAAAGAATATCTACCGAAACCTATTAAAACCGCAAATATTTATTATAAGCTATCAGAGAAAACCTGGCTGAAGAAACATAGAATCATTACTGAGACCTATGGTTTTAAAGAAAACAGCTTTGAGGCTGAAACCACCCCCCGGGCAGAGTCTTTTTGGAAAATGACAAATTCTTCTGAGGCGATGCAGGTACTTATTCATGGAGGAATTCTGTCATGA
- a CDS encoding Dps family protein, translating into MKSEISNPKLNKERTFGLLNTLLADEYLLYTKTRNAHWYMEQQSFTNLPRFIEKQVVALDIIIDDIAERVLKIRYTVPISMRKFLKITRLSEWEDKDELEGDQIIKGLVGDHEKIIKILKEDIQALIIVNDIKNQEFLGSLVTKHEHIAKMLNASLS; encoded by the coding sequence ATGAAATCGGAAATCAGCAATCCCAAACTAAACAAAGAAAGAACATTCGGTCTGCTCAATACTCTACTGGCTGATGAGTACTTACTATATACCAAAACCAGAAATGCGCATTGGTATATGGAGCAACAAAGCTTTACAAACTTACCTCGTTTCATAGAAAAGCAAGTAGTGGCTCTGGATATTATCATTGATGATATCGCTGAACGTGTACTTAAGATCCGGTATACAGTACCCATCTCAATGAGAAAGTTTCTCAAAATCACTCGCCTGAGCGAATGGGAAGATAAGGATGAGTTGGAAGGTGATCAAATCATAAAGGGATTAGTAGGAGATCATGAAAAGATCATCAAGATCTTAAAGGAAGATATTCAAGCATTGATCATTGTAAATGACATAAAGAACCAGGAATTCTTAGGCAGTTTGGTAACAAAACATGAACATATTGCCAAAATGCTGAACGCCAGTTTATCCTGA
- a CDS encoding CsbD family protein → MSDDTELLENWNVQKGKLKQKFPALTDRDLMYFDGRKEEMLEKLQAKLGVSRNELGAILTSL, encoded by the coding sequence ATGTCTGACGATACGGAATTATTAGAAAACTGGAATGTGCAAAAAGGCAAACTTAAGCAAAAATTCCCTGCTTTGACGGATAGAGATCTTATGTATTTTGATGGTAGGAAAGAAGAAATGCTAGAGAAGTTACAAGCTAAATTAGGTGTTTCCAGGAATGAGCTTGGTGCCATATTAACTTCTCTTTAA